A genomic window from Archaeoglobus profundus DSM 5631 includes:
- a CDS encoding tetratricopeptide repeat protein: MREIVKEVAELIRVGEPILALNYVISKAPEDIKEKAKHIFDDPKIIEEIEDDWGKLLALIYYSHMLKVSSSDMSRRGIAGQAVSALTGAKLSRQLESKELEAMFLLSGGKALSLMGMKDRAEVCYVKAEELVRELIKEDKSWLKELSDILNDLGIIYVESGDREKGKALLEEALEIRRKLAEENPAFKPMLAQTLNNLASLYKDLRIYDKSEEYFAEAESIYRELAEANENYRVDLAVVLCNYASLFRVIKEHKKAEELYLEALSIFEELAKKNEFYKSAIADVCMYLSGLYKDMGNYEKSKEYFERANKTFAEFTAKMTASSESSAS; this comes from the coding sequence AACCGATATTAGCCTTGAACTACGTTATCAGCAAAGCTCCTGAGGACATAAAGGAGAAGGCAAAGCACATTTTTGACGATCCTAAGATCATCGAAGAGATTGAGGATGATTGGGGTAAGCTACTGGCTTTGATATACTATTCCCACATGCTCAAGGTATCTTCAAGTGACATGAGTAGGAGAGGAATTGCTGGACAGGCAGTCTCAGCTTTAACTGGAGCTAAGTTGAGCAGACAACTTGAATCGAAAGAGCTCGAAGCTATGTTTCTGTTAAGTGGTGGAAAAGCTTTGAGCTTAATGGGAATGAAGGATAGAGCTGAAGTATGCTACGTCAAAGCAGAGGAACTTGTGAGGGAACTCATTAAGGAGGACAAAAGCTGGCTTAAGGAGCTTTCAGATATTTTAAACGATCTGGGAATAATATACGTTGAAAGTGGCGATAGAGAGAAGGGTAAGGCTCTACTTGAGGAGGCTTTGGAGATAAGGAGAAAGCTGGCAGAGGAAAATCCAGCCTTTAAGCCCATGCTCGCTCAAACTCTCAACAACTTGGCATCTCTCTACAAAGACCTCAGAATTTACGACAAGTCTGAAGAGTACTTTGCCGAGGCGGAGTCAATATACAGAGAGTTGGCAGAGGCAAACGAAAACTACAGGGTGGATCTGGCTGTTGTTTTGTGCAACTACGCATCGCTCTTTAGAGTAATCAAGGAGCATAAGAAAGCTGAGGAACTTTACCTTGAAGCTCTGAGCATATTCGAAGAGCTGGCCAAGAAAAACGAGTTCTATAAATCTGCCATAGCTGATGTCTGCATGTATCTCAGCGGGCTTTACAAAGACATGGGCAACTATGAAAAGTCCAAGGAGTATTTTGAGAGAGCCAACAAGACGTTTGCAGAATTTACAGCAAAGATGACAGCTTCATCAGAATCTTCCGCCTCTTAA
- a CDS encoding FAD-dependent monooxygenase, with protein MILIVGGGPAGSLSAIALKNYDVTVVEEHSSAGFPVQCAGLISERCYRELKKFSDCKVNDIRGAVFFSPNNSVELEGKVGAVVVERKLLDRDLLAKASEYANVMIKTKFLGVEKGKAVLRSMGKKIELDYDYIIGADGVYSTVSNVFNFKKPEVYSALQITCRFECISDDLVEIYFGFSDYFCYAIPFDEFAKIGVISSQNPMPVMRRLLRWLGKRVKGSVLELNAGAIPIGLVDFVKDRVMLIGDSAGMVKPYTGGGLYYILKAVEKLKHFPNLKKVQKEYVKDLRIEYKVGTKIAKLYRTLEPEDYDYLIGVAREHGDLARELDMDRPSTLLKLIPLILKIVKRRKILMKLSSLL; from the coding sequence ATGATACTAATCGTAGGCGGAGGCCCAGCTGGATCCCTCTCTGCAATCGCGTTGAAGAACTATGATGTTACGGTTGTGGAAGAGCATTCATCTGCTGGCTTTCCCGTTCAGTGTGCTGGACTGATTAGTGAAAGATGCTATAGAGAGCTGAAAAAATTCTCGGACTGTAAGGTTAACGATATAAGAGGTGCTGTATTCTTTTCACCAAACAACAGCGTTGAGCTTGAGGGAAAGGTGGGAGCAGTAGTAGTTGAAAGAAAACTTCTGGATAGAGATCTTCTAGCCAAAGCGTCTGAGTACGCAAATGTAATGATTAAAACCAAGTTTTTGGGAGTTGAAAAGGGTAAAGCGGTCTTAAGAAGTATGGGTAAAAAAATTGAGCTTGATTACGATTATATTATTGGTGCTGATGGTGTATACTCAACAGTTTCAAACGTATTCAATTTCAAGAAACCTGAGGTATATTCTGCATTACAGATTACATGCAGGTTTGAGTGTATCAGCGATGATCTCGTTGAAATCTACTTCGGATTTTCCGATTACTTCTGCTACGCAATCCCTTTTGACGAATTCGCAAAGATAGGAGTAATTTCAAGCCAGAATCCAATGCCAGTTATGAGAAGGTTACTCAGATGGCTTGGTAAAAGGGTTAAAGGTAGCGTTTTGGAGTTAAATGCTGGTGCAATTCCCATAGGACTGGTAGATTTTGTAAAAGACAGGGTTATGCTCATAGGAGATTCCGCTGGCATGGTCAAGCCCTACACTGGAGGTGGGCTCTACTACATTCTTAAGGCAGTTGAAAAGCTTAAACACTTTCCAAATCTCAAAAAAGTTCAGAAAGAGTATGTGAAAGATCTTAGGATTGAATACAAAGTTGGGACAAAGATTGCAAAGCTGTACAGGACTTTGGAGCCGGAAGACTACGACTATCTGATTGGAGTTGCAAGAGAACACGGAGATCTTGCTAGAGAGTTGGATATGGATAGACCTTCAACCCTACTAAAGCTGATTCCACTGATCCTAAAAATTGTTAAGAGGCGGAAGATTCTGATGAAGCTGTCATCTTTGCTGTAA